One Papaver somniferum cultivar HN1 unplaced genomic scaffold, ASM357369v1 unplaced-scaffold_35, whole genome shotgun sequence DNA window includes the following coding sequences:
- the LOC113342290 gene encoding gamma carbonic anhydrase 1, mitochondrial-like gives MGTLGKAIYTVGFWIRETGQAMDRLGSRLQGNYYFHEQLSRHRTLMNIFDKAPSVSKDAFVAPSASIIGDVQIGRASSIWYGCVLRGDVNHISVGSGTNIQDNSLIHVAKTNLKGKVLPTVIGDNVTVGHSAVLHGCTVEDESFVGMGATLLDGVVVEKHGMVAAGALVRQDMRIPSGEVWGGNPAKFLRKLTEEEIAFISKSATNYSNLAQVHAAENAKGFEEIEFEKALRKKHAHKDEEYDSMLGVVREVPPELILPDNILPGDKTPKVAA, from the exons ATGGGTACGTTGGGAAAAGCGATCTACACGGTTGGATTTTGGATTCGCGAAACTGGTCAAGCAATGGATCGGCTTGGTTCTCGACTTCAAGGAAACTATTACTTCCATGAGCAAT TATCAAGGCATAGGACATTGATGAATATATTTGACAAAGCTCCTAGTGTTTCTAAGGATGCATTTGTGGCTCCTAGTGCATCTATTATCGGAGATGTACAAATTGGAAGAGCATCATCAATTTGGTATGGATGTGTTTTGAGAG GTGATGTTAACCATATCAGTGTTGGATCCGGAACGAATATCCAGGACAACTCTCTTATTCATGTAGCAAAAACAAATCTCAAAGGGAAGGTATTACCGACCGTTATCGGAGACAACGTTACCGTAG GTCATAGTGCTGTTTTACATGGTTGCACTGTTGAAGATGAGTCATTTGTCGGTATGGGTGCTACCTTGCTTGATGGTGTGGTTGTTGAGAAGCATGGCATGGTTGCTGCTGGAGCTCTTGTTAGGCAGGACATGAGGATTCCAAGTGGGGAG GTTTGGGGAGGAAATCCAGCGAAGTTCCTAAGGAAGCTTACAGAAGAAGAGATAGCGTTCATTTCTAAGTCGGCCACCAACTACTCCAACTTAGCACAAGTTCATGCGGCTGAGAATGCCAAGGGTTTTGAGGAGATCGAGTTTGAGAAGGCTTTACGCAAGAAGCATGCTCACAAAGATGAGGAGTACGATTCTATGTTGGGTGTTGTTCGTGAAGTGCCCCCAGAACTAATCCTTCCTGATAACATCCTACCAGGAGACAAAACACCCAAAGTCGCTGCTTAA